From a single Osmerus mordax isolate fOsmMor3 chromosome 6, fOsmMor3.pri, whole genome shotgun sequence genomic region:
- the LOC136944685 gene encoding NADH dehydrogenase [ubiquinone] flavoprotein 1, mitochondrial-like: protein MLTIRRVLRCAGHSAAVRDCRAPRLPLCYCTAAKQQETPKKTKFGPLSDQDRIFTNLFGRHDWRLKGALQRGDWYKTKEILLKGTDWILKEVKISGLRGRGGAGFPTGMKWSFMNKPSDGRPKYLVVNADEGEPGTCKDREIMRHDPHKLLEGCLVAGRAMGARAAYIYIRGEFYNESSNLQVAINEAYKAGLIGRNACGSGYDFDVFVMRGAGAYICGEETALIESLEGKQGKPRLKPPFPADIGVFGCPTTVANVETVAVAPAICRRGGEWFASFGRERNSGTKLFNISGHVNTPCTVEEEMSIPLKELIERHAGGVRGGWDNLLGVIPGGSSTPIIPRSVCEDVLMDFDDLVRAETALGTAAIIVMDKSTDVIRAIARLVEFYKHESCGQCTPCREGVDWMDRMMWRFVSGDAAASEIDMIWELSKQIEGHTICALGDGAAWPVQGLIRHFRPVMENRIAEHNRRNPPREPEIEMI, encoded by the exons ATGCTGACTATACGGCGCGTGCTGCGATGTGCAGGGCATTCTGCGGCAGTGCGTGATTGCCGAGCCCCGCGCCTGCCCCTGTGTTACTGCACCGCAGCCAAGCAACAG GAGACACCAAAGAAGACCAAATTTGGTCCACTTAGTGACCAAGACCGGATATTCACCAACTTGTTTGGCCGGCATGATTGGAG GCTTAAGGGGGCTCTCCAGCGAGGCGACTGGTACAAAACCAAAGAGATCCTGCTGAAGGGGACCGACTGGATCCTGAAGGAGGTGAAGATCTCCGGCCTgcggggcagaggaggggctgGGTTCCCCACCGGGATGAAGTGGAGCTTCATGAACAAACCCAGCGATGGCAG GCCCAAGTACCTGGTGGTGAACGCAGACGAGGGGGAACCAGGCACCTGTAAGGACCGGGAGATCATGCGCCACGACCCCCACAAGCTGCTGGAAGGCTGCCTGGTGGCGGGCCGCGCCATGGGAGCCCGCGCTGCCTACATCTACATCAGAGGGGAGTTCTACAACGAGTCATCCAACCTGCAG GTTGCAATTAACGAGGCTTACAAGGCGGGACTCATTGGCAGGAACGCGTGTGGCTCGGGGTATGACTTTGACGTCTTTGTGATGAGGGGTGCGGGGGCGTACATCTGTGGGGAGGAGACGGCTCTCATCGAGTCCCTGGAGGGCAAGCAGGGCAAGCCCCGCCTTAAACCTCCTTTCCCTGCTGACATCG GAGTGTTCGGATGCCCGACGACAGTTGCTAATGTGGAGACGGTTGCCGTGGCGCCGGCTATCTGTCGTCGAGGTGGAGAGTGGTTTGCCAGCttcgggagagagagaaactcagGGACCAAGCTGTTTAACATCTCTGGTCACGTGAACACACCCTGCACCGTGGAGGAGGAAATGTCTATCCCTCTAAAGGAACTTATAGAGagacatgcag GAGGCgtgaggggaggatgggacAACTTGTTAGGAGTGATCCCTGGAGGGTCCTCCACCCCCATCATCCCACGCTCCGTGTGTGAAGACGTCCTGATGGACTTTGATGACCTGGTTCGAGCAGAAACGGCTCTCGGCACTGCAGCCATCATCGTCATGGATAAATCT ACGGATGTGATCAGAGCGATCGCCCGTTTGGTGGAGTTCTACAAGCATGAGAGTTGTGGACAGTGCACCCCCTGCAGGGAAG GTGTAGACTGGATGGATCGGATGATGTGGAGGTTTGTGAGCGGCGATGCGGCTGCCTCAGAGATCGATATGATCTGGGAGCTCAGCAAGCAGATCGAGGGGCACACAATCTGTGCCCTGGGGGACGGAGCAGCCTGGCCCGTACAG GGTCTAATCCGACATTTCCGTCCAGTCATGGAGAACCGCATCGCTGAGCACAACAGACGGAACCCTCCCAGAGAACCGGAGATAGAGATGATCTGA
- the zbtb7b gene encoding zinc finger and BTB domain-containing protein 7B: protein MSPGEDGLIGIPFPEHSSEILSRLNAQRRAGLLCDLTLTSRGARYPTHRSVMAAVSLYFRRLFGAEEGEGGGEAGRGGGGFSVCQLDCVAPDALDALLEFAYTATLTIRSSGMRDVLRGAQLLGIQCVADACREILGETGEAEGETWGGGDRACSSEREKERGVERGVDRGVERGVERGVERGVERGVEKGSRRKKDRRKAERVEQAPWPSSPLTSPPTAPVSPSPHPSPAHDPVRSIPPTLPPSPEPEHPSPKAGQNGERRGSREPERGSKVNGGTHWPGERLFTSIPSSLPDDRLSEEEEGLGNGGALGASSTNASIAERGGAVQGAAGGRKRKSQTPQQCPVCQKIIHGAGKLPRHMRTHTGEKPFQCSACGVRFTRNDKLKIHMRKHTGERPYSCPHCPARFLHSYDLKNHLSLHSGARPFECPLCHKAFAREDHLQRHRKGHSCLEMRTRRPRRGAGHGEDGRGAAGGGRGHIPDQVDQREPLALNVPRTSAFLSRVAMGVGEGPVAGASMLLQEEAERERSLALHALSLLGAHRLHPGLSWTGVDLRGGEGAMEGNETEESHSPTPHHEVWEEEEEDEMGEEDEEEEEE from the exons ATGTCTCCAGGAGAGGACGGTCTGATCGGGATCCCCTTCCCGGAGCACAGCAGCGAGATCCTGTCCAGGCTGAATGCTCAGCGGAGAGCAGGGCTCCTGTGTGACCTCACCTTGACCTCCCGGGGAGCGCGCTACCCCACCCACCGCTCCGTCATGGCCGCCGTCAGCCTCTACTTCCGCCGGCTGTTTGGGGCGGAGGAGGGcgaagggggtggggaggcggggcgaggagggggagggttcaGCGTGTGTCAGCTGGACTGCGTGGCGCCCGACGCCCTGGACGCCCTGCTGGAGTTCGCCTACACGGCCACGCTCACCATCCGCAGCTCCGGGATGAGAGACGTCCTGAGGGGAGCGCAGCTGCTGGGCATCCAGTGTGTGGCAGACGCCTGCAGGGAGATACTGGGGGAGaccggggaggcagagggggagacctgggggggcggggacagAGCCTGCTCCtccgagagggagaaggagagaggggtggagagaggggtggatagaggggtggagagaggggtggagagaggggtggagagaggggtggagagaggggtggagaaaggCTCCAGAaggaagaaagacagaaggaaGGCGGAGAGGGTGGAGCAGGCGCCGTGGCCATCATCCCCCCTGACCTCGCCCCCGACCGCacccgtctccccctctcctcacccctcacccgccCACGACCCCGTCCgctccatcccccccaccctgccccccagccccgaACCGGAGCATCCCTCCCCAAAAGCGGGGCAGAACGGGGAGCGCAGGGGCAGCAGGGAACCGGAGAGGGGGTCGAAGGTCAACGGAGGGACACACTGGCCCGGGGAGCGCCTTttcacctccatcccctcctctctcccagacgaccgcctgtctgaggaggaggaggggctggggaacGGAGGGGCCCTGGGGGCCTCCTCCACCAACGCCTCCATAGCCGAGCGAGGGGGGGCGGTGCAGGGGGCGGcagggggaaggaagaggaagtcCCAGACTCCTCAGCAGTGTCCCGTCTGCCAGAAGATCATCCACGGAGCGGGCAAGCTGCCCAGGCACATGAGGACCCACACCGGGGAGAAGCCCTTCCAGTGCTCGGCCTGCGGGGTGCGCTTCACGCG GAACGACAAGCTGAAGATCCACATGAGGAAGCACACAGGGGAGCGTCCGTACTCCTGCCCCCACTGCCCCGCCCGCTTCCTGCACTCCTACGACCTCAAGAACCACCTGTCGCTCCACAGCGGGGCCCGCCCCTTCGAGTGCCCGCTCTGCCACAAGGCCTTCGCCCGTGAGGACCATCTCCAGCGACACCGCAAGGGCCACAGCTGCCTGGAGATGCGTACCCGGCGGCCCAGGCGGGGAGCCGGGCACGGTGAGGATGGCAGGGGGGCTGCAGGCGGCGGGAGAGGGCATATCCCTGACCAGGTCGACCAGCGTGAGCCTCTGGCCCTGAACGTACCACGCACCTCTGCTTTCCTGTCTCGAGTTGCGATGGGCGTTGGAGAAGGCCCCGTGGCTGGAGCCTCCATGTTGCTCCAggaagaggctgagagagagcggTCTCTGGCCCTGCACGCGCTGTCTCTCCTGGGGGCCCACAGGCTCCATCCAGGCCTGTCCTGGACGGGGGTGGATCTCCGGGGAGGCGAAGGGGCGATGGAAGGAAACGAGACCGAGGAGAGCCACTCTCCCACCCCGCATCATGAAgtgtgggaggaggaagaggaagatgagatgggagaagaggacgaagaggaggaggaggaatga